One Pirellulales bacterium genomic window carries:
- a CDS encoding DUF4432 family protein, translating to MSTTDFQTAPIINPAQLGGIETSVLDNGPGRGVRIAWVNTGGGLRYKVVIDRGLDIADAEFFGQSLTWHSLTGVTAPTAAYDQRDDWLWSFYGGLLVSCGPLNTGAPFEENGKPFGLHGTHSNSAAIVESMVNPDPLRGQFEMSITALVRTARVFGPNVELRRTISSRLGETAIHIADEFTNRDYRPVPLAWLLHINFGYPLLEPQSSVYCYRGAVTGVEGAERFAAGVDFKTAPPPMDLRRGGCQFCAYVDAPADAQGKVLSGLVNRARGFGVKIEHARQDYQRLANWQHWGPHGQYMGALEPTNAGVEGRPKDEQRGWLQRLEPGESRTLRCTITAMNDPGELQSLLNLND from the coding sequence ATGTCGACGACCGATTTTCAAACCGCGCCCATTATCAACCCGGCCCAACTGGGCGGCATCGAAACTTCGGTTCTCGATAATGGCCCCGGCCGCGGCGTGCGCATTGCCTGGGTGAATACCGGCGGCGGGTTGCGCTACAAAGTGGTGATCGATCGCGGCCTGGATATTGCCGATGCCGAGTTTTTCGGCCAATCGCTCACGTGGCATTCGCTCACCGGCGTCACTGCTCCCACCGCCGCCTATGACCAGCGCGACGATTGGTTGTGGAGCTTTTACGGCGGCCTGCTAGTCAGTTGCGGGCCGCTGAACACCGGCGCGCCCTTCGAGGAAAACGGCAAGCCCTTCGGCCTGCACGGCACGCATTCCAATTCGGCCGCCATTGTGGAATCGATGGTCAATCCCGATCCGCTGCGTGGTCAATTCGAAATGAGCATTACCGCCCTGGTGCGCACAGCCCGGGTGTTTGGACCAAACGTGGAATTACGGCGCACCATTTCCAGCCGCCTGGGCGAAACGGCGATTCACATTGCCGATGAGTTCACCAACCGCGATTATCGCCCGGTTCCGCTGGCGTGGCTGTTGCACATCAACTTCGGCTATCCGCTGTTGGAGCCGCAATCCAGCGTTTACTGTTACCGGGGAGCGGTTACCGGTGTGGAAGGCGCAGAGCGGTTTGCCGCCGGCGTCGATTTCAAAACCGCTCCGCCTCCGATGGATTTGCGCCGCGGCGGCTGCCAGTTTTGCGCCTACGTGGATGCGCCGGCAGATGCTCAGGGAAAAGTTCTCTCCGGCCTGGTGAATCGCGCCCGGGGCTTCGGCGTGAAAATCGAACACGCCCGGCAAGATTATCAGCGGCTGGCCAATTGGCAACACTGGGGACCGCACGGCCAATACATGGGCGCACTGGAGCCCACCAATGCGGGCGTGGAAGGGCGGCCAAAAGACGAACAGCGCGGTTGGCTGCAACGTTTGGAGCCAGGCGAATCTCGCACGCTCCGCTGCACCATTACGGCCATGAACGATCCAGGGGAATTACAAAGCCTGCTCAACTTGAACGATTGA
- a CDS encoding endonuclease encodes MEEVRSRAARMRRGLLGIVFVVGWLTCACLLQAAYEAPNPLYNPPTNYYNPALGTGLTLRSNLHTIISTGFVGRSYGDSRWNMATVDSDGVTKKTSIDQDPNNPNNIILIYNNASIPGTWDAGATWNREHEWPKHWLGVTSAQVSNTYIGPASDSFELRPSNPNVNSSRNDDGYGLYPYAGSYGANSGFWYPSTADAGEVARTMFYMATRYFNPSNPLRGTDIQNLELVNGAPTTFNMGDLNSFLHWNYEYGVDNFERRRNQYIYGSSGDLTDHALNPKYYQGNRNPYIDHPEYVWAVFGTDKDGSGNIINNSQLSLGTGVVGADGSSSAAVDLGRIMVNGTFGTSNVNFNKTGNDPTTFDLTTAGSAAIGGSGPNNLFAGAGQGIDFGTQSRTITVGLNASTSTGGLKNGVVTLHNTDLTTSGGGHGSADGNDTINVSGAVLNQRVVTPSASNVNFGSVVVGATVNNNFNLTTTGDDNSFTRVNVAGSSTADSNGMQITGSTALFNSAASTSSRSLGGTLSSVGNKTGSLSLAVSTAENGGAGLAGEGAYSAISVGYSATVLDHANASFSGTQDTDSITIDLGVFAKGTGMHQAAFSLFNLITTVGFTAGLDLNSILGNGDTSELTTTLASFQNLAAGSSSAYFADLNTDITGNFSASYSLGLSDNALLPGATAQAAPLTLTLTGIVKLTAGDFNFDQHVDSSDIASLLSALTDLSDYESQNNLTPQDMLDLGDLNSDGAFNNADLQAFLNLLLSGHGSTASVPEPASLGLLVLGSLCMLGVRARRRVA; translated from the coding sequence ATGGAAGAGGTACGTTCACGCGCTGCCCGAATGCGGCGGGGCTTGCTGGGGATTGTTTTTGTGGTCGGCTGGCTGACTTGTGCTTGCCTGTTGCAGGCTGCGTATGAAGCTCCGAACCCGTTGTATAATCCGCCGACCAATTATTACAACCCGGCCCTGGGAACCGGCCTTACGCTCCGGTCGAATCTACACACTATCATCAGCACGGGCTTCGTCGGGCGCTCCTATGGCGATAGCCGCTGGAACATGGCCACCGTGGATTCCGACGGCGTGACGAAGAAAACTTCGATCGACCAAGATCCGAACAACCCGAACAACATCATTCTAATTTACAACAACGCGTCCATTCCGGGCACTTGGGATGCCGGCGCGACGTGGAATCGCGAGCATGAATGGCCGAAGCATTGGCTCGGCGTAACCAGCGCGCAGGTATCTAACACCTATATTGGCCCCGCCTCCGATTCGTTTGAATTGCGCCCCTCGAATCCGAACGTGAACTCATCGAGGAATGACGACGGTTACGGGTTGTATCCTTATGCCGGCTCGTATGGAGCCAACAGCGGCTTTTGGTATCCCAGCACTGCGGACGCCGGTGAAGTGGCGCGGACCATGTTTTACATGGCAACCCGGTATTTCAACCCGAGCAATCCTCTTCGCGGCACGGATATTCAGAACCTGGAATTGGTTAACGGCGCGCCCACAACTTTCAACATGGGAGATTTGAATTCGTTTTTGCATTGGAACTACGAATACGGCGTCGATAATTTCGAGCGGCGCCGGAATCAATACATTTACGGCAGCTCCGGCGATTTGACCGATCACGCGCTGAACCCGAAGTACTACCAAGGCAACCGCAATCCGTACATCGATCATCCGGAATACGTGTGGGCGGTGTTCGGCACCGATAAGGACGGCAGCGGCAACATCATCAACAACTCGCAACTTAGTTTGGGAACCGGCGTGGTAGGCGCCGATGGCTCCTCCAGTGCCGCCGTTGACTTGGGGCGGATTATGGTCAACGGCACGTTTGGAACGAGCAATGTCAACTTCAATAAAACCGGCAACGACCCGACTACGTTTGATTTGACGACGGCCGGCAGTGCTGCGATTGGCGGCAGCGGCCCAAATAATCTGTTTGCCGGCGCTGGGCAAGGAATTGATTTCGGCACGCAAAGCCGCACCATTACCGTTGGCTTGAACGCATCGACCAGCACTGGCGGCCTGAAAAACGGCGTGGTGACGCTTCATAATACCGATCTGACGACTTCCGGTGGCGGGCATGGCTCGGCCGATGGCAACGATACCATTAACGTGTCCGGGGCCGTGCTGAACCAGCGTGTGGTTACGCCGAGTGCGTCGAACGTCAACTTCGGCAGCGTGGTGGTGGGAGCGACGGTGAATAACAACTTCAACCTGACCACGACGGGCGATGACAACTCCTTCACGCGGGTGAATGTGGCCGGCTCCTCCACGGCCGACAGCAACGGGATGCAAATTACGGGCTCGACTGCGCTGTTCAACTCCGCAGCTTCCACATCGAGCCGGAGCCTGGGGGGAACGCTCAGTTCTGTCGGCAATAAAACGGGTTCCTTGTCGCTGGCGGTGAGCACTGCCGAGAACGGTGGCGCGGGCTTGGCCGGAGAAGGCGCGTATTCCGCCATTAGTGTTGGCTATTCGGCAACGGTGTTGGACCACGCCAACGCAAGTTTTAGCGGCACCCAAGACACGGATTCGATTACGATTGACTTGGGCGTGTTTGCCAAAGGGACCGGAATGCATCAAGCGGCATTCAGTCTTTTCAATTTGATCACCACGGTTGGCTTCACTGCCGGCTTGGATTTGAACAGCATTCTCGGCAACGGAGACACCAGCGAGTTGACGACCACGCTGGCGTCATTTCAAAATCTGGCCGCCGGCAGCAGCTCGGCTTACTTTGCGGACCTGAATACGGACATCACGGGAAATTTTTCAGCGAGTTATTCCTTGGGACTTTCCGACAACGCGCTGTTGCCCGGCGCCACGGCACAGGCGGCCCCGCTTACTTTGACCCTGACGGGCATCGTTAAACTTACCGCTGGCGATTTTAATTTTGATCAGCACGTTGACTCTTCGGACATTGCCTCTCTGCTGTCGGCTTTGACCGATTTGAGTGATTACGAATCGCAAAATAATTTGACGCCGCAAGACATGCTGGACTTGGGCGATTTGAACAGCGACGGCGCTTTCAACAACGCGGACCTGCAGGCCTTCTTAAACTTGCTGCTTTCCGGCCATGGCAGCACTGCAAGCGTTCCCGAGCCTGCTTCGCTAGGGCTGCTGGTTCTGGGCAGCCTGTGCATGCTCGGCGTCCGTGCCCGGCGGCGAGTGGCTTGA
- a CDS encoding S8 family serine peptidase, giving the protein MKITVRFACALGALCAGHWKLAQAEIYDLGGTNQPSKNAVATFDGVNTPGFVNDIVGAQAFYMAGIFGEYTISANIEAGAIWGGPNGHEDLSLSTYEYTGQGALGEVDRHATWVGSVLGGLNYNEWVSQGNNFISEFGMAPATFLASGAIATQWDAPAPNPDNSIPSYSTSFETSQAAIYTTYNRFTNTNTAVNPAISAQSPILSLPGLSVGFSGTANVINSSWGFEDPTGTDDITKLIDAVARKFPNTTIVVAAGNFPNPPTPANSVTGPASGYNTISVGATQNNLTLSDFTQVADFSGRGPEDYADPVHGTIPGVRAAVDIVAPGTSIFAAYYGGQSGGNGPTLPNPDPPNLANNLYNYPLAGTSFAAPIVSGGVALMNSLAIQIAGGYTYNGIIVNSFPSTSQDARVMKAVLMNSADKLPGWDNGQHFDPQLGRVITTQSLDWAQGAGQINLSRAFLQYIDPNGTHDVPGTGGGNVAKVGWDLGALTLGNHNDYAITNPLQGGTYLDVTLTWFRDRSVDDVNEVGTDDGQANLDLQIWNSTFTNLLASSESAYNTSEELHFDLPADGQYGLRVLYLDQIFGTPQDETYGLAWDEFSPVPEPSSLLLAFGCFVACLAQRGKYRRRV; this is encoded by the coding sequence ATGAAAATAACCGTGCGGTTCGCCTGCGCGCTGGGGGCGCTTTGCGCAGGCCATTGGAAATTGGCGCAGGCTGAAATCTACGATTTGGGCGGAACCAATCAGCCGTCGAAAAATGCCGTCGCTACGTTCGATGGCGTCAACACGCCCGGCTTTGTCAACGACATTGTCGGGGCCCAGGCCTTCTACATGGCCGGCATTTTTGGCGAATATACCATCAGTGCAAACATCGAAGCCGGCGCCATTTGGGGTGGTCCCAACGGGCATGAAGACCTGAGCCTTTCCACGTACGAATACACCGGGCAGGGCGCGCTGGGTGAAGTGGATCGGCATGCCACGTGGGTGGGCTCGGTGCTGGGGGGGCTGAATTACAACGAGTGGGTTTCGCAGGGAAATAACTTCATCAGCGAATTTGGCATGGCCCCGGCCACATTTCTGGCCTCGGGCGCCATTGCCACGCAGTGGGATGCTCCCGCGCCGAATCCGGACAACAGCATTCCCAGCTATTCCACCAGCTTCGAAACTTCGCAAGCGGCCATCTACACCACGTACAACCGATTCACCAACACCAATACGGCGGTGAATCCGGCGATTAGTGCGCAATCCCCCATCCTAAGCCTGCCGGGGCTATCGGTAGGATTTAGTGGCACGGCCAATGTCATCAACAGCAGTTGGGGATTTGAAGATCCGACGGGAACCGACGACATCACCAAGCTGATTGACGCGGTTGCCCGCAAATTTCCGAACACTACCATCGTGGTGGCGGCCGGCAATTTTCCCAATCCGCCTACGCCCGCCAACAGCGTGACCGGGCCGGCCTCGGGCTACAACACAATTTCGGTCGGCGCAACGCAAAATAATTTAACGCTTTCCGATTTCACCCAAGTGGCCGATTTCAGCGGTCGCGGCCCGGAAGATTATGCCGACCCGGTGCACGGAACCATTCCCGGGGTGCGGGCGGCGGTGGATATTGTCGCGCCGGGCACCTCAATTTTTGCGGCTTATTACGGCGGACAAAGCGGGGGCAACGGGCCGACGCTTCCCAATCCCGATCCGCCCAATCTGGCGAACAATTTGTACAACTATCCGCTGGCCGGCACCAGCTTCGCCGCGCCCATTGTCAGTGGCGGCGTGGCCCTGATGAACAGCCTGGCCATCCAGATTGCTGGCGGATACACGTACAACGGAATCATCGTCAATTCGTTCCCTTCCACTTCGCAAGATGCGCGGGTGATGAAAGCGGTGCTGATGAACTCGGCCGATAAATTGCCCGGCTGGGACAACGGCCAGCATTTTGATCCGCAATTGGGCCGCGTAATTACCACGCAATCGCTCGATTGGGCGCAAGGGGCGGGGCAAATCAACTTATCGCGTGCCTTTTTGCAGTACATCGATCCCAATGGCACGCACGACGTGCCCGGCACCGGCGGCGGCAATGTGGCTAAAGTGGGTTGGGATTTGGGTGCCCTGACGCTGGGCAACCATAACGATTACGCTATTACCAATCCGCTGCAAGGCGGCACGTATTTAGATGTCACGCTGACCTGGTTCCGCGACCGGAGCGTAGACGACGTGAACGAGGTGGGAACCGACGACGGCCAGGCCAACCTGGATTTGCAAATTTGGAACAGCACGTTCACCAATTTGCTGGCTTCTTCGGAAAGCGCCTATAACACCTCGGAGGAATTGCACTTCGACTTGCCTGCCGACGGCCAGTACGGCCTCCGGGTGTTGTATCTGGATCAGATTTTTGGCACGCCTCAAGACGAAACTTACGGTCTGGCGTGGGACGAATTCTCTCCCGTGCCGGAACCGAGCTCGCTGCTGTTGGCTTTCGGCTGCTTCGTCGCCTGCTTGGCCCAGCGAGGGAAATACCGTCGGCGTGTTTGA